In the genome of Sphingobium sp. CR2-8, the window AGGGGATTTTCCCAATTTTCGAAACCGGGATGGTTGCCATGCGGTCGCCGGTCGCTGTCTCGAACGAATTGGGGCGGTTAAACGCGCGATTGGTGGCGACGGCGAATAATCACGCGCTTGACTATAGCTATGGCGGTCTTGAATCGACTCATGACGCATTGGAAGCGGCGGGAATAACGCACGCCGGAACCGGGCCCAGTCTCGCCGAAGCGCGTGCTGCGGCCTATCTGGAATGTCCGACGGCGCGCGTTGCTCTCGTTTCCATGTCAACGTCGGCAACTCGCGAAAGTCGCGCCAGCGACCCGTTTGACGGTGTGCAGGCCAGGCCAGGCCTCAATCCACTGGGTTGGCACTATGCCGTAGGGCGAGAGAGCATCGATACTGTAATCGAAATGGCGAAGAGGCACGGTTTGTGGGTTGCCCGGATAGCGGAAGACTTGTGGGAAACCTGTCTTCCCGGTCTGCATAATAGTTTCACCCGATACCATGTCACGAACGAACCTGGCATCCGGATGGTACTTGATGCGCGTGACGTAGCCGGAAACCTGAGGTCCATGCGAAATGCACGCGCGAATTCCGACATATTGATTGCACATATCCACAACCACGAATGGGATATCGCTTCAGGCTCGCTCAGGACACCGCCGCCTTTCTTGGAAGAGTTCGCCAGGCAAGCTATCGATGCAGGCGCAGATGTGGTCGTCGCGCAGGGTAGCCACGCGCCGATCAGGGGCATCGAAATCTACCAGGGCAAGCCAATCTTTTATGATCCGGGCGACTTCTTCCTTATGACAGGCGATATCACCCGATATCCCCGTGAATTTTATGAGCGCCACTCGGAAGGCGTGAGCGTGCCCTTCGACGAAGCGCTACCCATAGATGGCAACGCTGCGCTTCATGCCTACTCCACCCCCGTCACGCCCAAGGGGGGGTATTTCGGCGATTGGGAGCCATGTGGCGCCGTGGTCGTCCTCGAATATGACGCCGGTCAATTGCGTGGCGTGGAACTGCACCCCTTTACGCGAGACTTCTGTCTGGTGGACAAGCCTGCGTTCCGATCTGCCCTTGCTGGCTTACCGTTGAAACCTGACGTCGATCATGCAGATCATATCCTGGCCAAGTTCGCCGAACTGAGCAGACCTTATGGCACCGCTATAGAAATCGAAGATGGCGTGGGACGGATCGTCCTCGGCAACTGAACGCCGTGGACGCCGTTAGCCGCGTATCACAATCGCCAAGGGAAACGTGACACATCGCTTTTCGTGGGCCTGCGCCGCCACCGTTTACGCATGGATTGATTTTCGAACGTCAATAAGCCGCACTCAACGTGCGATCAAAAATATTAGCAGGAGAAAATCGTGTCGTTAAAAATAGAGCCGCTGAACCAGTCATTTGTTGCCAGAGTGCGGGAAATTGACCTGAGCAAGCCATTATCACCGGACGAGATCGAGGCGGTAGAGCGGGCCATTTGGAAATACGGAGTGCTGTATTTCCCCAACCAGCCAATCACACTGGATCAACAGGTGGCCTTTGCGAGTGGTTTCGGACCACTGGACACAGGATTGCAAACGAAGTTGATGAACAAGACTGCGACGCGGCTCAACAATGACGCCGTGACCGACATTTCCAATGTAGATGCGTGTGGCGACGTCGCGGCCCGCACGCACAAGATGACTCTTCTGAACGTCGGCAATGCATTTTGGCATACCGATTCGTCTTATGAGCATCGGCCCTTTCGCTACTCTATCCTCGCTGCCGTAACGGCGGTCAGTTGGGGCGGGCATACTCAGTTCGCGGATTTGCGCGACGCTTACGATAGTCTCGACGAACGCACGAAGAACCTCATCAAAGACCGAAGCGCTGTCTTCTACTCACACAATACCCGTATCCAACTGGGTATTGAAGATAGTCAGGAAGAATATCGGGCCTATCCCCCAGTACGCTGGCCGTTGGTGCGGACGCATCCGGGGTCGGGTCGAAAACTGTTGTGGATCGATAGCAAGGTGACAGAGATTTCTGGCATGTCAGTGCCCGAAGGCCGTGCGCTTGCGCATGAGCTTCTCGAACATATTGGACAGCGTGAGCGCGTTTACAGCCACAAATGGTCACCGGGCGATGTGGTGATGTGGGACAATCGCTCTGTCCTGCATCGCGGTCGCCGCTTTGACCTGTCGGAGCGTCGGGAAATGCGGCGGGTATCGACAAAAGACGACAGCAGTTCGCTCGGGGAGGCATCGCTCCCGGTGTATCGCCACCATGGCTGATCAGGCCAGCGTTGCCGCTCCGGGCAAGGACTCTATGCGGGAAACCGTATCGTCGGGTGAATGGGATATCAGGGTCGAACTCGCGGCGTGCTACCGTCTGATGGCTCACTTCGGGCTCACCGATCTCATCTACAATCATATCACGGCGCGCGTTCCGGGAGATGAGGACCACTTCCTGATAAATCCATATGGGCTGCTGTACGAAGAGGTGACTGCGTCGAGCCTTCACAAAATCGACACTTCTGGAAACATCGTGCTGCGCGGGCATGCCGATCTGAACGTCAATCCAGCCGGCTTCGTGATCCATAGCGCCGTTCACATGGGGCGCGATGACGCCGGCTGCGTAATACATACTCATAGCAGAGCCGCAACTGCGGTATCCGCGATGAAATGCGGCATACTGCCGATTTCGCAAAGCGCGATGATGTTCTTCGAGCAAGTTAGCTATCATCCTTTCGAGGGGGCTGCGGTCAATCTCGAGGAACGACAAAGGCTCGTTTCCGACCTGGGTTCAAATGATGTGATGATCCTGCATAATCACGGTACGCTCATGGTTGGGCGATCGGTTCGCCATGCGTTTTTGATGGCCTATCAGTTCGAAAATGCATGTCGCATTCAGGTCGACACAATGTCGGCCGCCGACATTATCCTCGCGCCCCGCGAGACGTCGATACAGGTCCGTGAGGCCGCCCGCGACCCACGCTATGCGAACGATCTCAGCCTGGAATGGAACGCGATGCTCCGCCTTTTGGACCGGGTACATCCCAATTATGCCAATTGAGGAAAAAGATATGACGAATTTGGAATCCGCCGTTGAACGCTGCGTAGCCCATGAAGAAATTCGCCAGCTCATTGCGCGGTATTGCCACTATGTCCGCACCCGCCAGGTGAGTGCGATCTTGCAGTTATATACGCCCGATGGCGTATTCGACATGCCCGCGAACATGGCTGACGGGGGAGTCCGATCTGGCCAACAAGCTATCGAAGAAACATTCCGGGACAATCTTGAGTCGATGGACCCCTGGCCCTTTACACATAATCATGTAATTGAAATGGACGGACCGGATGATGCGCGCGGCTTCGTCTACACAGAGTTCAGGATCGGCTCCGACAAACTCAGATTAGGCTTTATCGGCGTCTATGAAGACCGGTATCAACGTGTCGACAATATCTGGAAGTTCCACACGCGGAAGTTGACGGCTTTAGACGTTCCCGCATGAACCCTGCTCCCCATTCCCGGTATGGCGTTATGGCGAAATTGACATCGTTTGGCACAGGGCGTGAGATAGGAGCTGAATTACAGATCCGTACCGTCGACGCTATGGAGAACGGCTTCTAATCTGGAAGATTTCGTGTGAGCTTTTCCGAGAAGCCGATATCGCGTTCCGTTGGCGCTTACTTTGATCAATTGCACGATTCCCTAAAGGTTTTTGTACTCGAATAAGAATTAAGCCGACCCAATGACCTACACAGCAAGGGGCCAATTCACCGGTCCTTGCCTCCGAGTAGTTTAGCTATGGTCATGACAGCGACCTCAGCCGCTGCCGATAACCGTCCGGCGTCTCGCCCGATGCCTTTTTAAATGTGGAGGAGAATGTGCACGGGCCGGAGAAACCAAGTTTAAAGGCTATTTCCTTTAGTGATAGGTCGCTCTCTGCGAGCAGTGCCCGGGCCTTGCCGAGGCGGACGTCGGCGACGTAGCGGTGAAGCGTAACCCCGGTCGTTCGCTTGAAGGTGCGACGCAGATGCGCCGAACTTATCCCGCACTCGTTCGACAGCTCTTCCGTCGTCGGCGTCTTGTTGCTCGCGCTATCGATGATATCGTAGATGCGACCGAGTTCACGCTCCGACAACCGTCCCTCCGATGTGCGTACCCGCATCGGGCGATCTTCGGGCCTGAAATGGCGAGCGACATCGATCGCAATCATCCGTGTGAGGGATTCCGCCATGAGTTGGCTCGCGAAGCCTGGGCTGGCGACTTCCTCGCCCAACTGCCGCATGGCCTGTTCGATGCGCACGTTCCGCAGATCATAGCATCGCGCCAAGTCGGCTGCGCTCCAGTCGGGCCGCTCAGGCCATATCTGTCGGAACCACTGGTCGGTAAAGGCACACATCACGTTGCGCGTCCGCTCTGTCACCTTCGCCGACGTCGTTTCGACTTTGGTCCGCGCAGGAAAGAACATTACCCTCCCAAAATCCTGAACCCGCCCGTCGTCCAGATGCGCGGAA includes:
- a CDS encoding CapA family protein, which translates into the protein MKVAIAGDAILTRPVSQISHPRATAIFDLLRSADVAFLNCETTLHDYRGKGIFPIFETGMVAMRSPVAVSNELGRLNARLVATANNHALDYSYGGLESTHDALEAAGITHAGTGPSLAEARAAAYLECPTARVALVSMSTSATRESRASDPFDGVQARPGLNPLGWHYAVGRESIDTVIEMAKRHGLWVARIAEDLWETCLPGLHNSFTRYHVTNEPGIRMVLDARDVAGNLRSMRNARANSDILIAHIHNHEWDIASGSLRTPPPFLEEFARQAIDAGADVVVAQGSHAPIRGIEIYQGKPIFYDPGDFFLMTGDITRYPREFYERHSEGVSVPFDEALPIDGNAALHAYSTPVTPKGGYFGDWEPCGAVVVLEYDAGQLRGVELHPFTRDFCLVDKPAFRSALAGLPLKPDVDHADHILAKFAELSRPYGTAIEIEDGVGRIVLGN
- a CDS encoding TauD/TfdA dioxygenase family protein, with amino-acid sequence MSLKIEPLNQSFVARVREIDLSKPLSPDEIEAVERAIWKYGVLYFPNQPITLDQQVAFASGFGPLDTGLQTKLMNKTATRLNNDAVTDISNVDACGDVAARTHKMTLLNVGNAFWHTDSSYEHRPFRYSILAAVTAVSWGGHTQFADLRDAYDSLDERTKNLIKDRSAVFYSHNTRIQLGIEDSQEEYRAYPPVRWPLVRTHPGSGRKLLWIDSKVTEISGMSVPEGRALAHELLEHIGQRERVYSHKWSPGDVVMWDNRSVLHRGRRFDLSERREMRRVSTKDDSSSLGEASLPVYRHHG
- a CDS encoding class II aldolase/adducin family protein; protein product: MADQASVAAPGKDSMRETVSSGEWDIRVELAACYRLMAHFGLTDLIYNHITARVPGDEDHFLINPYGLLYEEVTASSLHKIDTSGNIVLRGHADLNVNPAGFVIHSAVHMGRDDAGCVIHTHSRAATAVSAMKCGILPISQSAMMFFEQVSYHPFEGAAVNLEERQRLVSDLGSNDVMILHNHGTLMVGRSVRHAFLMAYQFENACRIQVDTMSAADIILAPRETSIQVREAARDPRYANDLSLEWNAMLRLLDRVHPNYAN
- a CDS encoding nuclear transport factor 2 family protein — encoded protein: MTNLESAVERCVAHEEIRQLIARYCHYVRTRQVSAILQLYTPDGVFDMPANMADGGVRSGQQAIEETFRDNLESMDPWPFTHNHVIEMDGPDDARGFVYTEFRIGSDKLRLGFIGVYEDRYQRVDNIWKFHTRKLTALDVPA
- a CDS encoding helix-turn-helix transcriptional regulator; its protein translation is MFASPCDILAEMDLSGVNVQILDYRWSANERIWDRQDLFVLRYRPELAPISLSAHLDDGRVQDFGRVMFFPARTKVETTSAKVTERTRNVMCAFTDQWFRQIWPERPDWSAADLARCYDLRNVRIEQAMRQLGEEVASPGFASQLMAESLTRMIAIDVARHFRPEDRPMRVRTSEGRLSERELGRIYDIIDSASNKTPTTEELSNECGISSAHLRRTFKRTTGVTLHRYVADVRLGKARALLAESDLSLKEIAFKLGFSGPCTFSSTFKKASGETPDGYRQRLRSLS